Proteins found in one Zea mays cultivar B73 chromosome 1, Zm-B73-REFERENCE-NAM-5.0, whole genome shotgun sequence genomic segment:
- the LOC103645034 gene encoding serine/threonine-protein phosphatase 7 long form homolog, producing the protein MVTWQPYLDPYFASIQLSSMCSIDENLYLMRCPLICFYAVEYHLPHRVARQFGLRQEFPVEPFSTSIELHKFDRQRQKKVMDFETHHRDYIDEWDQQGDLNYENDQAHTNCNFRRYLICIVTSALSSQVRQPGGQF; encoded by the exons atg GTGACTTGGCAACCGTATCTTGATCCATATTTCGCCAGCATACAGTTGAGCAGCATGTGCTCAATAGACGAGAACCTCTACCTCATGAGGTGTCCCCTCATCTGTTTTTATGCTGTTGAGTACCACTTGCCCCACAGAGTTGCTCGACAGTTCGGATTGCGCCAGGAGTTTCCGGTGGAGCCATTCTCGACTTCAATAGAACTTCATAA GTTCGACAGACAGAGACAGAAGAAGGTCATGGACTTCGAGACGCACCATCGTGATTACATTGATGAATGGGACCAGCAGGGGGATCTGAACTATGAGAATGACCAGGCGCACACAAACTGCAACTTCCGGAGGTATTTGATTTG TATAGTGACATCCGCATTGAGTAGCCAggtccggcagcctgggggccagttctag
- the LOC103640533 gene encoding RING-H2 finger protein ATL65-like gives MRAPPRRPSPAPAPAPCAASSPPSPYAAFASPGPGPVFAGGGGAGPSLSPPLIAMLAVVGAALLVVLYARLVSRVFRAARRRWRRRRRLRLLLIPGSPSARGGDDSFASFTTYDNYYHTFSPYCGLDAAAIKSLPSAQYPGGGGGACRECAVCLLEFAGGDELRALPLCAHAFHADCIDVWLRAHASCPLCRAAVALLPPPVASPLHRAARRVRPSLDDLLFFHPVPQPQTLAEQQQQQQAEIAPASPDQQLLSAAAGARDFLLKRSYSFGFERNLAVEASSPPWRYRSVVAATDGGAASRGRGFWSKRWPSPFGGGSAAARVFSFRSYRGAAGKPSPLSRRCRGGSGFFMSLASEPPSVLAAARRSRAAAASSRLRCGDPEALLSPDRLAEPLRQRL, from the coding sequence ATGCGCGCGCCGCCCAGGCGGCCGTCCCCTGCTCCTGCGCCTGCTCCGTGCGCCGCCAGCTCGCCGCCTTCTCCCTACGCGGCGTTCGCGTCGCCGGGTCCTGGCCCGGTGTTCGCGGGCGGTGGCGGCGCCGGACCGAGCCTGAGCCCGCCGCTGATCGCGATGCTAGCGGTGGTGGGCGCGGCGCTGCTGGTGGTGCTGTACGCGCGGCTGGTGAGCCGCGTGTTccgcgcggcgcggcggcggtggaGGCGGCGGCGCCGCCTCCGGCTGCTGCTGATCCCAGGGTCCCCCTCGGCGCGCGGCGGGGACGACTCGTTCGCGTCCTTCACCACGTACGACAACTACTACCACACCTTCTCGCCCTACTGCGGCCTGGACGCCGCCGCCATCAAGTCGCTCCCGTCGGCGCAGTacccgggcggcggcggcggcgcgtgcagGGAGTGCGCGGTGTGCCTGCTGGAGTTCGCGGGCGGCGACGAGCTCCGCGCGCTGCCGCTGTGCGCGCACGCGTTCCACGCCGACTGCATCGACGTGTGGCTGCGCGCTCACGCGTCCTGCCCGCTGTGCCGTGCCGCCGTGGCGCTGCTGCCGCCGCCCGTCGCGTCGCCGCTGCACCGCGCCGCGCGCCGGGTGCGGCCCAGCCTGgacgacctcctcttcttccaccCGGTGCCGCAGCCGCAGACGCTGgccgagcagcagcagcagcagcaggcggagATCGCGCCGGCCAGCCCGGACCAGCAGCTGCTCTCCGCGGCCGCCGGCGCCAGGGACTTCCTGCTCAAGCGCTCCTACTCCTTCGGCTTCGAGCGCAACCTCGCCGTggaggcgtcgtcccctccgtggCGCTACCGCTCGGTTGTCGCCGCAACCGACGGTGGCGCGGCCTCCCGCGGCCGCGGCTTCTGGAGCAAGCGCTGGCCATCCCCGTTCGGCGGCGGATCCGCGGCCGCCCGCGTCTTCTCCTTCCGGTCGTACCGCGGCGCGGCGGGCAAGCCGTCCCCGTTGTCCCGCCGGTGCCGCGGCGGGAGCGGCTTCTTCATGTCGCTGGCGTCggagccgccgtcggtgctggccGCGGCGAGGCGGAGCCGCGCGGCCGCCGCGTCCAGCCGGCTCCGGTGCGGGGACCCCGAGGCGCTGCTGTCGCCGGACCGGCTGGCTGAGCCGCTGAGGCAGCGGCTGTGA